The region CGGAGCGACACGTGCTGACCCAGCACCGTCATCACGGTCGCCTCGAAGCCGTCGAACGTCCCGAGGATGCGCAGCGTCGGATTCGCGGCGACGAGCGGGCCGAGGACCGGATCGCCACCGAGGTGGGCGGCGACCGCTCCGAGGTCGGTCTCGAGGTCGAGCCACCGACGTACCCGCAGCTGCACGGTCGCGACCTCCGCGGGGGTGATGTCGGCAGGGGGCCGCCCGGAGCCGGCCGTCGCGATCGCGACGGACATCCGGTCGCGGTCGAACACCGCTCGCAGCAGGCGCGGCCCGCCAGGGGTCGACACCAGCCGCTCGTACGTCCCCGTGGACGGCTCCACCCGTTCGAGGCCGGGCACGGCGTGGGCGACGAGCGCGGCGAAGGCCGCGCGGGCCGCATACGGGTGGACGTCGAGGACGGGGACGAGCGCGGGGTCCGGTGCGCTCACTCCTCGCCACCCAGCGGCATGGTCGCCACGGGCCGGTACTGACGGGGGCGCCCACCGGACGGGGCGTGCGACGCGAACAGGGTCACCTCGTCGGCGGTCCAGTCGGGCCCGGAGTAGGCGTCCAGGACGCGCAGCCAGCGGGTCGCCTCGAAGGGGTGACGGGCCCGGGCCACGGTGAGGTGCGGCGTGAAGCCGCCACCTTCGGGAGTCGCGCCGGCGTGGGCGCACGACGACCGGACGCCGCGGGCCAGGGTCGACAACGAGTCCAAGGAGTCCTCGCCGCCGTCGACCCCCACCCAGAGCACGCGGGCGT is a window of Pedococcus aerophilus DNA encoding:
- the thpR gene encoding RNA 2',3'-cyclic phosphodiesterase → MRIFAAIVPPDDALADLGDFLEPRRDAGPELRWTDPSLWHVTLAFMADVPERRLDDVALAVAEAAAAREPFAARLHAGGAFPHAGDARVLWVGVDGGEDSLDSLSTLARGVRSSCAHAGATPEGGGFTPHLTVARARHPFEATRWLRVLDAYSGPDWTADEVTLFASHAPSGGRPRQYRPVATMPLGGEE